Proteins encoded within one genomic window of Bacteroidota bacterium:
- a CDS encoding helix-turn-helix domain-containing protein yields the protein MSNKVMTKVWDCQHITNRAELTILLAMADWSDDDGRCFPSIRQLARKTRLEKRSCIRILQRLRNRYVKWKDNNGGRNARNQYRIIIEALDSKTPPSEPIAKNGGPNPTRPPAKNNASPRPDTRQKEELTALKKGDPEYTKKGDPEYTASDPKGCPPVQIKGDPESPAINHQDKPPFFNTNNLNNPHSLSSTPREKNERKDEGDLDLSFLPEKDRIYSEDIRRQVMAYPPDAIDMAYIHILRGDHRGAVPVSSLIQLRDTYGHAQLIAALVYAKAEGDGRGGSLKFLKGILERWKRHGNTAANTRPETKYWSPPEEVMPWD from the coding sequence ATGTCCAATAAAGTAATGACCAAGGTCTGGGACTGTCAGCATATCACCAACCGCGCAGAGCTGACCATACTCTTGGCAATGGCAGACTGGTCAGATGACGATGGCCGGTGCTTTCCCTCGATACGCCAGTTGGCAAGGAAGACAAGGCTTGAAAAGCGCAGCTGCATTCGCATACTCCAGAGGCTACGCAACAGATATGTAAAGTGGAAAGACAACAACGGCGGGCGCAATGCCAGAAACCAATATAGAATCATTATCGAAGCACTGGATAGCAAGACTCCACCGTCGGAACCTATCGCGAAAAACGGAGGGCCGAACCCTACTCGACCACCCGCAAAAAACAACGCTTCGCCAAGGCCTGATACTAGGCAAAAAGAGGAGCTCACGGCGCTGAAAAAGGGTGACCCTGAGTACACTAAAAAGGGTGACCCTGAGTACACAGCCTCAGACCCAAAAGGGTGTCCCCCAGTACAGATAAAGGGTGACCCTGAGTCACCCGCAATAAACCATCAGGATAAACCACCATTCTTTAATACAAACAATTTAAACAACCCTCACTCTCTCAGTTCTACTCCGCGCGAGAAAAATGAGCGAAAGGACGAGGGGGATTTGGATCTGTCTTTCTTACCAGAAAAAGACCGCATCTACAGCGAAGATATTCGGCGCCAGGTAATGGCTTATCCGCCGGATGCGATCGACATGGCCTACATCCACATCCTGCGCGGAGATCATCGCGGAGCGGTACCGGTCAGCTCGCTCATTCAGCTACGGGACACCTACGGACACGCCCAGCTGATTGCAGCGCTCGTCTACGCCAAGGCTGAGGGCGATGGCCGCGGCGGATCGCTGAAATTCCTCAAGGGAATCTTGGAGCGCTGGAAGCGCCATGGCAATACCGCCGCCAACACCCGGCCAGAGACGAAATACTGGTCGCCGCCGGAAGAGGTCATGCCATGGGATTAA